DNA from Garra rufa chromosome 5, GarRuf1.0, whole genome shotgun sequence:
CAACGTAAACAACAATGAATAACACTGGAGTTGGATATGATTCGATTTCTATTTACATCAGGGCACTTTAGCAAAAATATTATCTTTTCTTTTCCCTTTagtgttttaaattaaataaaggaATGAATGGTTTGTTCAAACCTTTTTGTGAATTTTATATAAGGAagtaaaatgaccaaaaaaaaaaaaaggaatatttcaaaGCTAGTAGTTTGCCTCGGATTAATCCAATTAGACAATATGGCTTCTCGGATAATAAAATTCAATCGTATGTACTAAATTATTTCTTAAAGTGAATATAGTACTACATATTTTCACTGATTTTATTGttgttcatgttgttccaaatctagGACCtttatgctgaaaaaaaaaatagcaagtcTTAAAGGTCTGAAATGAccaatgagggtgagtaaatgacagaattacaATTTTGCTTGAAATCCTTGCTTTAAGAAATCCTTTTGTGAAGCTGTGAATTTTAACAGAATTTCTGATTTCTCTGGTTTAACAAGAAAACCCATGTAAATATTAAAAGAAAGCTATTATAcataatttatatgctttttaaaaatgGAACAATAACAATGGTATTGTGGGGCAAAAACAACTTGCTTCAAGTAGGCACTGCTGCCACCCAGTGGTCGTAATCAGGAAAACAGCACTTGCTTCCAGAACATCccatgataaaataaataattactacAGTTCTGAGAGCACTTGATTTGTAGTTAACTGCACACTGAGTTGTAGGTTGTTTCAGTGACCCAGAGAACTGATGCCAACTCTGTCAATCTCTGTGACTTATTCCTGCTTGGTTAAAAACGGCAAAACCAGAGCTAGAGATATTTATCAAACCCTGCTCGTTCCTCATCAGAACTCATTCATATGCATGAAACATACAAATGAGAGAACGTCCCCAAATCCCAAATTCAAGTATATTTACTCTATAGTGCCATCTCCCTTAAGATCCTTAAGGGATTTTATTTTGACCCTCAAAGGAACAGGTTAACTTTAGCCGGCACTAATTTGCAGCCAGTGCTGGAGAAGTATTGGCTGTCATTTGGTGTGTAAGTCATGGCGCCCCCTACGGACGATGCCACATCTGCACGCTGACACTCTCCGCGCTGGCAGAGCTCCCGCTGGGCACAGCGCTCCACGTGTCGCCGCAGCAAGGGGAGGAAAGGCACAAAACGAGTGATAAGCTTTTCTGTAATTATTCTGGAGTGGTAGAACCCACCTGGGAAACAAAGTTCACTTACAGATTAGATTGATTTAACAGGAAAATTGTGCAACCTATATTAAGCACTAAGGTTAGCAGCTATCATTAACATGATTAAACTGAAGATCTACGACACTCACTGTTCTTGTTGTTGTACACTGCATCAGCAATACTGTCTTCCAGCTCTTTAGGGAGAATGTCCTCTCGATCTCTACCTGCCTGTCGGCTCTCCAGCGCAACTTTGTTTATTACCTCCTGACCCAcagtactgaaaaaaaaaacaaagaaaaaaacacagttcatccaaaaatttaaattttgtcatcatttacacatCATCGTGTTTTTCTAAAACTATAAGACTTTGGTTAATCTTCAAAAACACTAGACACacagttaaatattttttaatgaaacttgtttttctcagttttttttttttatttctcagaattgagagttagtCGCAAAtccatataaattcacaattgcaagaaaaacgcAACTTTTTAGTCAGCAATATAAGTACAAcaaatatctcgcaattctgactttttagtcaaaatgtgagtttgtatctcgcatttctgactttttagtcaaaatgtgagtttgtatctcgcatttctgactttttttcttgcaaatgtaagtttgtatcttacaattcagacttttttccctcgcaaatgcgaatttgtatctcacaattttgacttttttctcgcaaatgcaactttgtatctcacagttctaacttttttccctcaaatttgagtttgtatcttgcagttctgacttttttcttgaaaattcaagtatgtatctcgcaattctgacttttttcattgcaaatgtgagtttgtatcttgcaattctgacttttttcctcgcaaatgcaagtttgtatcgcgcaattctgactttttagtcagcaattttgagttcatatcttgcagttctgacttttttcttcgcaAATGCagaattataaagtccaattttgagagaaaaaaagactgatatgttctcaaaattacatttatatctcgcagttgtgttACAATCTAGCTTATAAATAAGATTATTttctgcaaatgcaagtttgtatcgcacaaattctgacttatctgtcacaaatgcaagtttgtatctcacagttctaactttttccctcaaattcgagtttgtatcttgcagttctgacttttttcttgaaaattcaagtatctcgcaattctgacttttttcattgcaaatgtgagtttgtatcttgcaattctgacttttttcctcacaaatgtaagtttgtatctcgcaattctgactttttagtcAGCaaatgtgagttcatatcttgcagttctgacttttttcttcacaaatgcagaattataaagtccaattttgagagaaaaaaagactgatatgttctcaaaattacatttatatctcgcagttgtgttACAATCTATTTTATAATTCAGATTTATttctgcaaatgcaagtttgtatcgcgcaattctgacttatctgtcacaaatttgagtttatatctcgcatttctgactttttttcttgtaaatgtgagtttgtatctcacatttctgacttttttgtcgcaaatttgagtttatatcttgcaattctgactttttttgtcgcaaatgtgagtttgtatctcaaagttctgacttttcttgcagatgcaagtttgtatcatacaattctgactttttttctctcgcaaatgcgagtttgtatcttacaattctgacttttttctctcgcaaatgcgagtttgtatctcacaattttgacttttttctcgcaaatgcaagtgtgtatcttgcaattctgactttttttctcacaaatgcaagtttgtatctcacagttctaacttttttcccctcaaattcgagtttgtatctcacagttctaacttttttccctcaaattcgagtttgtatctcgcatttctgactttttttcttgcaaatgtaagtttgtatcttacaattcagacttttttccctcgcaaatgcgaatttgtatctcacaattttgacttttttctcacaaatgcaagtttgtatctcgcaattctaactttttttctcacaaatgcaagtttgtatctcacagttctaacttttttccctcaaatttgagtttgtatcttgcagttctgacttttttgctggaaagggttcaaatatgcaaaagatgctggaaaatgaagaatctgcaggacctgaaggattttttctgaagaacagtgctcagtttaactgttcagaacaaacaagagactcgtgaacaaccgttacaaaacaaaaaaaaacaaaacaatcgtagatcatccaggtaaccacacgcagtaataaaaactaaggtttctcaaacttttgcagggggttattttaataatttcagctattattttgtattgtggattatatgtaaacatctttgatgtaaaatatcttactcaggacagtactaaataaaaaataatatgcattttgtatgatctctcttattttgttaaaattattcacattttcacagattctacaagggattcccaaactttcgcataccAATGCatcctacaattctgagaaaaaaatgtcagaattgcaaaacgcaaactcacaattgctagaaaaaagtcagaattgtaaaataaaaagtcttaaataaaaaaagtcttcTAAAGTTTGATTACCTGGACTTTCAATAAAGGAACAAAAATCTCTCAggttctattttaaatattttcattagTTTTTCACAAATTAACCATAGTCATAAGGGTTTGAACTGACATGAAGGTGAGGACATGACACACTTTTTTGGTCAACTATCACCTTTGCTTTGAAATCTGTTATCGTCCTGAGGGATGGAAATGCATCCATAATAAGaaaacaaaatattatttaatcaaTCAGTCATTTAGACTTACCTGATAAAAATATAAATCGCCTTACGGTAGTTCGTCCGGAACAGAACATGAAAGGGGCCTAAATGTGGTTCTAAAACATCGATGACACCAGGAGGCATTTTCTCCATCTCATCGAAGATAAAGATTGAGCGAGCACAAGCCGTGAGGTTTCTCTCGACCCAGAGTTTTAGATCTGACTgtgaacaaaaacaaaatgaacaaacaTTAATAAAAGACTGGACTCATCCAGGAACTAAATATTAAACTGTGTTAATATCAGTAAACATACACATACCCTGTACTGTTTCACCCTGTCAGCTGAAGGAAAGTGTAAAGTGGGAACAAACTGATGGATGTATGGACTGCCCATAGCCGTTCCATAGATGTGTCGTCCAATCATAGAGCTGACCAGACTTTTTCCAGTCCCAGATGCTCCATGTAAAGACAACACCAGTGGTCTGTCGGGATTTTCATTCTGTAAAAAATTCACCACTGCTTCCGAGACAATGTCCTGAGCCATATGCTGACCATAAAGGTTTCTATAAAGGTCCCACTCTAAACCTGTAAACACAAAAGCACAGTTGGGATATTTAAATAGGTTTGTGGATAAAACCTTGCTGTTACACTGGAGCATGAACAGCTGTCACAAGATCCTTGACACATATACTGCATGACACAATGACACATCAATTCATTAAGGACATGTCAAAAGCAGAAGTTTGTTTCATGAGATATTTACTGTTACCACACAAGTTGGTTTGGTATGCTTACCAAGTATGTAAATAAgattatataaaaacaaacacaatgaTTAAGTACTAACTTATAAGATAAGACCTCAGTTAAGTGACTGCCAACTGTCTTGTATAATAcattctgtaatttttttgttaattt
Protein-coding regions in this window:
- the tor2a gene encoding prosalusin; this translates as MIFILLLIYCTSLGTGFEMKSIFCSISDSCDCDFKPDIKGLEWDLYRNLYGQHMAQDIVSEAVVNFLQNENPDRPLVLSLHGASGTGKSLVSSMIGRHIYGTAMGSPYIHQFVPTLHFPSADRVKQYRSDLKLWVERNLTACARSIFIFDEMEKMPPGVIDVLEPHLGPFHVLFRTNYRKAIYIFISTVGQEVINKVALESRQAGRDREDILPKELEDSIADAVYNNKNSGFYHSRIITEKLITRFVPFLPLLRRHVERCAQRELCQRGECQRADVASSVGGAMTYTPNDSQYFSSTGCKLVPAKVNLFL